In a single window of the Novosphingobium sp. IK01 genome:
- a CDS encoding NAD(P)/FAD-dependent oxidoreductase, protein MTTGQDTAPSPLVTEGGKTQIVIVGGGAAGLELAAKLGARYGRKKHDIILVDRNRTHIWKPLLHEVATGSLDANLDETGYRSHCRRWGYRYFHGSLESVDPQRRQVILAPLLDDDGSEIFGRHAIRYDYLVMATGSVTNDFGTPGVAQNCLFLDGRHQADRFRTKLLNHCLRVSREMSANPSADSRVRVAIVGAGATGVELSAELFNAAEALSYYGLEVFDASRLEVTLIEAGPRILPALPERLAAAAHAELTALGVRVATGTQVVEVTKDAIITRDGEVIEADLKVWAAGVKGTPIAGGLGNLELSRNGQIVVRPTLQTTTDDRIFAMGDCCSCILPGSERPVPPRAQAAHQMADTVAENLTRMMKGQPLKDFVYHDHGSLVSLSRFSTVGSLMGNLVGGRMAVEGRLARFVYTSLYRMHIIAIHGWVKGLAMIAIGRVNAIIRPRLKLH, encoded by the coding sequence ATGACGACCGGACAGGACACCGCCCCCTCCCCGCTCGTGACGGAAGGCGGCAAGACCCAGATCGTGATCGTGGGCGGCGGCGCTGCCGGTCTCGAACTGGCGGCCAAGCTCGGCGCGCGCTACGGGCGCAAGAAGCACGACATCATCCTCGTCGACCGTAACCGCACCCACATCTGGAAGCCCCTGCTCCACGAAGTGGCCACCGGTTCGCTCGACGCCAACCTCGACGAGACCGGCTATCGCAGCCACTGCCGCCGCTGGGGCTATCGCTATTTCCACGGCTCGCTCGAATCGGTTGATCCGCAGCGCCGCCAGGTCATTCTTGCCCCGCTGCTCGACGATGACGGCAGCGAGATCTTCGGTCGCCATGCCATCCGCTACGACTATCTGGTCATGGCGACCGGATCGGTCACCAACGATTTCGGCACGCCGGGGGTGGCCCAGAACTGCCTGTTCCTCGACGGACGCCACCAGGCCGACCGCTTCCGCACCAAGCTGCTCAACCACTGCCTGCGCGTCTCGCGCGAGATGAGCGCCAACCCGTCCGCCGATTCGCGCGTGCGCGTGGCCATCGTGGGCGCCGGGGCGACCGGGGTCGAACTGTCTGCCGAACTGTTCAACGCCGCCGAGGCGCTGAGCTATTATGGCCTCGAAGTGTTCGATGCCAGCCGCCTCGAAGTCACCCTGATCGAGGCGGGCCCACGCATCCTGCCCGCCCTGCCCGAGCGCCTCGCCGCCGCCGCCCATGCCGAACTGACCGCGCTGGGCGTGCGCGTGGCCACTGGCACGCAAGTTGTCGAAGTGACCAAGGATGCCATCATCACCCGCGATGGCGAAGTGATCGAGGCCGATCTCAAGGTCTGGGCCGCCGGGGTCAAGGGCACGCCGATTGCAGGCGGGCTGGGCAATCTCGAACTGTCGCGCAATGGCCAGATCGTGGTGCGCCCCACGTTGCAGACCACGACCGATGATCGCATCTTCGCGATGGGCGACTGCTGCTCGTGCATCCTGCCAGGCAGCGAACGCCCGGTCCCCCCGCGCGCGCAGGCGGCCCACCAGATGGCCGATACCGTCGCGGAGAACCTCACCCGCATGATGAAGGGCCAGCCGCTCAAGGACTTCGTCTATCACGACCACGGCTCGCTGGTCTCGCTCAGCCGGTTCTCGACCGTGGGCAGCCTGATGGGCAATCTGGTCGGCGGGCGCATGGCCGTCGAAGGGCGCCTCGCCCGCTTCGTCTATACCTCGCTCTACCGGATGCACATCATCGCCATCCACGGCTGGGTAAAGGGGCTTGCCATGATCGCCATTGGCCGCGTCAACGCGATCATCCGCCCCCGCCTCAAACTGCACTGA
- a CDS encoding PepSY-associated TM helix domain-containing protein, whose protein sequence is MTRALPSRKVWVLVHRWAGLSLALFLAIAGLTGMALAWEDELEAWSAPGLLLAAPPVPGARAHDPVELRALALTRHPGMVADFLPLTIEPGHSLRLRVSWRDPAHAQGWDELFIDPYTTRELGHRHWGDITEGQVNLLPFLYLLHYTLLLGPTGRLVMGLAALVWTLDCFVGFYLTLPVRLKKPPVPIPRPVRRTNTPPGWWKRWKPSWQVRWRASGHKLTFDLHRAGGLWIWLALLVFAWSSVSFNLRPVYTTVMGVMGASDRRADLASLAASRPVLPRPMPALSFAQAAARGAQLARNEDALPHAGARWLWHVPASGVYVYGFTTRADIPDEGGGSQIAFDDRTGVLRLARPAARANLADRLTDWIVALHMARVWGSVWQVLVTIIGACVTMLSVTGVLIWWKKRQARETARIKTRLRTGPNTETIRPD, encoded by the coding sequence ATGACGCGCGCGCTGCCATCGCGAAAGGTCTGGGTGCTCGTCCATCGCTGGGCGGGCCTGAGCCTTGCGCTGTTCCTGGCCATCGCCGGGCTGACCGGCATGGCGCTGGCCTGGGAAGACGAACTGGAAGCCTGGAGTGCGCCGGGCCTGCTGCTGGCCGCGCCACCCGTGCCCGGCGCACGCGCGCACGATCCCGTCGAACTGCGGGCGCTGGCTCTGACCCGCCACCCCGGCATGGTCGCCGATTTCCTGCCGCTCACGATCGAACCGGGCCACAGCCTGCGCCTGCGCGTCAGTTGGCGCGATCCGGCCCATGCACAGGGGTGGGACGAACTCTTCATCGATCCCTACACCACGCGCGAACTCGGCCATCGCCACTGGGGCGACATCACCGAAGGGCAGGTCAACCTGCTGCCTTTCCTCTATCTGCTGCACTATACCCTGCTGCTCGGGCCGACAGGCAGGCTGGTGATGGGGCTGGCTGCGCTGGTGTGGACGCTCGACTGTTTCGTGGGCTTCTATCTCACGCTGCCCGTGCGCCTGAAAAAGCCGCCTGTTCCAATCCCGCGCCCGGTCCGCCGGACCAATACGCCGCCCGGCTGGTGGAAGCGCTGGAAACCCTCGTGGCAGGTGCGCTGGCGCGCGAGCGGCCACAAGCTGACCTTCGACCTCCACCGCGCGGGCGGCCTGTGGATCTGGCTCGCCCTGCTGGTCTTCGCCTGGTCGAGCGTCTCGTTCAACTTGCGCCCGGTCTATACCACGGTGATGGGCGTGATGGGCGCGAGCGACCGCCGCGCCGATCTGGCCAGCCTTGCCGCCAGTCGCCCCGTCCTGCCCCGCCCGATGCCCGCGCTCTCCTTTGCCCAGGCCGCCGCCCGCGGCGCGCAACTGGCCCGGAACGAGGATGCCCTGCCCCACGCCGGCGCCCGCTGGCTCTGGCACGTGCCGGCCAGCGGCGTCTATGTCTATGGCTTCACCACGCGCGCCGACATCCCCGACGAAGGCGGCGGATCGCAGATCGCCTTCGACGATCGCACGGGCGTCCTGCGCCTCGCCCGCCCGGCCGCCCGTGCCAATCTGGCTGATCGCCTGACCGACTGGATCGTGGCGCTGCACATGGCGCGCGTCTGGGGATCGGTCTGGCAGGTTCTGGTAACGATCATCGGGGCCTGTGTCACCATGCTGAGCGTAACCGGTGTCCTGATCTGGTGGAAAAAGCGGCAGGCCCGCGAAACCGCACGCATCAAGACGCGCCTCAGGACGGGGCCAAACACGGAGACCATCCGACCGGACTGA
- a CDS encoding TonB-dependent siderophore receptor codes for MHARLRGFGKIGAGLMLSASLLALGAPARAAESSDAASPESASGDSEGQIVVRGLHDDMESLAATKSPLPIAETPQSISVVTADDIARLGLANLNQSLRYVAGITPETRGASAEVYDQFKLRGFDAPVYLDGLKQFASASGYASPQVDMSRLDSIEVVKGPASALYGQSSPGGLVAMSSKLPLDEAFYGAASATYGSYNLYRVDADVGGKLSDAVSVRLYGSANGADTQQYYGSRARQTLSGAVTFKIDPATTLTVLGAWSHDPKNGNYSGAPGYGTLFDNPNGKIDTRYADGEPSNYFRRNQEAGTYILTHDFGASWHFRASGRYQHVDTDLGAIYETGVPADAAMAQFARASYATHETLDNWTFDHQLSGTFTTGPVRHALLVGVDYQTAHSFEAAAFGTAQPINAYDPVYGTQQAPTSPYTVPGYTPGAYADVTTYNIRQHQTGIYAQDTMSWGGLRLMLSGRHDWASIRSGTDSQTDRKFTGRAGLLYKTSFGLAPYVSYATSFEPQSARLATGGLARPSLGKQVEVGAKFQPNGSAILVTAAWFHIEQTGVVTTNPVTFLSSQSGKYRSEGFEIEARAPLPYGFALRAAYSHQRVRDVADDDARYVGGGLIGAGDGNLAVNLDWTARSGPLKGLNLGAGLRHVDGVYGGVFDQTLTGNAYRQYYTPSYTLIDAMAHYDLANLDPRLQGLNLALNVTNLFNKKYLTSCYLYPAYSAWCWYGQRRTIQGTISFRW; via the coding sequence ATGCACGCTCGTTTGAGGGGTTTCGGGAAAATTGGCGCCGGCCTGATGCTGTCGGCCTCGCTGCTGGCGCTCGGCGCTCCTGCGCGCGCCGCAGAATCCTCCGATGCAGCCAGCCCCGAAAGCGCCTCGGGCGACAGTGAAGGCCAGATCGTCGTGCGCGGGCTTCACGATGACATGGAATCGCTCGCCGCTACCAAGTCTCCCCTCCCCATCGCCGAAACCCCGCAATCGATCAGCGTGGTCACCGCCGACGACATTGCCCGGCTGGGCCTTGCCAATCTCAACCAGTCTTTGCGTTATGTCGCCGGGATCACCCCCGAAACGCGCGGGGCCAGCGCCGAAGTCTACGACCAGTTCAAGCTGCGCGGCTTCGATGCGCCGGTCTATCTCGACGGGCTGAAGCAATTCGCCAGCGCCTCGGGCTATGCCTCGCCGCAAGTCGACATGTCGCGCCTCGATTCCATCGAGGTGGTCAAGGGGCCCGCCTCCGCGCTCTATGGCCAGTCGAGCCCCGGCGGTCTCGTGGCGATGAGCAGCAAGCTCCCGCTCGACGAGGCGTTCTATGGCGCGGCTTCGGCCACGTATGGGTCCTACAACCTCTATCGCGTCGATGCCGATGTCGGCGGCAAGCTGTCCGATGCGGTCAGCGTGCGCCTCTATGGCAGCGCCAACGGCGCCGATACCCAGCAATATTACGGCAGCCGCGCACGCCAGACGCTCAGCGGCGCGGTCACCTTCAAAATCGACCCGGCCACCACCCTGACCGTGCTCGGCGCATGGTCGCACGATCCCAAGAACGGCAACTACAGCGGCGCGCCCGGCTATGGCACGCTGTTCGACAACCCCAACGGCAAGATCGACACCCGCTATGCCGATGGCGAACCGAGCAACTATTTCCGCCGCAATCAGGAAGCGGGAACCTACATCCTGACCCACGATTTCGGCGCCAGCTGGCATTTCCGGGCCAGTGGCCGCTACCAGCATGTCGATACCGATCTGGGCGCGATCTATGAAACCGGCGTTCCGGCCGATGCGGCCATGGCGCAATTTGCCCGCGCCAGCTACGCCACCCACGAAACCCTCGACAACTGGACCTTCGACCACCAGCTTTCGGGCACGTTCACAACCGGCCCGGTCCGGCACGCGTTGCTCGTCGGCGTCGATTACCAGACCGCCCACTCGTTCGAGGCCGCCGCCTTCGGCACCGCGCAGCCGATCAATGCCTATGATCCGGTCTATGGCACCCAGCAGGCGCCCACCTCGCCCTACACCGTGCCCGGCTACACCCCCGGCGCCTATGCCGACGTCACCACTTACAACATCCGCCAGCACCAGACCGGCATCTATGCCCAGGACACGATGAGCTGGGGCGGCCTGCGCCTGATGCTCTCGGGCCGTCACGACTGGGCCAGCATCCGCAGCGGCACCGACAGCCAGACCGACCGCAAGTTCACCGGGCGCGCGGGCCTGCTCTACAAGACCTCCTTCGGCCTCGCGCCCTATGTCAGCTATGCCACCTCGTTCGAGCCGCAAAGTGCCAGACTCGCCACCGGGGGCCTTGCCCGCCCCTCGCTGGGCAAGCAGGTCGAAGTCGGCGCCAAGTTCCAGCCCAATGGCTCCGCGATCCTCGTCACTGCGGCCTGGTTCCACATCGAGCAGACCGGCGTCGTCACCACCAATCCGGTCACCTTCCTCTCTTCGCAAAGCGGCAAGTATCGCTCCGAAGGCTTCGAGATCGAAGCCAGGGCCCCGCTGCCCTATGGCTTTGCCCTGCGCGCGGCCTACAGCCACCAGCGCGTGCGCGACGTGGCCGACGATGACGCGCGCTATGTCGGCGGCGGCCTGATCGGCGCGGGCGACGGCAATCTGGCGGTCAACCTCGACTGGACGGCGCGCAGCGGCCCGCTCAAGGGCCTGAATCTGGGCGCGGGCCTGCGCCATGTCGACGGGGTCTATGGCGGGGTCTTCGACCAGACGCTGACCGGCAATGCCTATCGCCAGTACTACACCCCGTCCTACACCCTCATCGACGCCATGGCCCACTACGATCTGGCCAACCTCGATCCGCGCCTGCAAGGCCTAAACCTTGCGCTCAACGTCACCAACCTGTTCAACAAGAAGTACCTGACCAGCTGCTATCTCTATCCGGCCTACAGCGCGTGGTGCTGGTATGGCCAGCGCCGCACGATCCAGGGCACCATCAGCTTCCGCTGGTGA
- a CDS encoding TolC family protein encodes MMLPARFLPLLALSASLCLAPAQAETIPAVLPGGELVATPGQSATPLLLDEVLASSARATPDIIAALARTRQAEGRSLTADGAFDTVFSVDARSRVAGYYDGTEVTGLADTPFANNGGHFYGQYRNSRGAFPVYEDKAYTNEAGEFKVGVLYSLMRDRLIDARRAGRSMAANDIDIARFEARATSIGVQARATQAYQKWVATGLKLKAYQALYDLAARRGRGIGRQVVLGAKPDILLTENEANMVKREALVLAARQDFLDAANKLSLYFRDDQGAPVIVDASRLPPDASAFSGLRLDPVFTIENRPDFGILMEEIDQAGIKLALARNELRPKLDLKGEIAKDIGPEGLGGHSRTATEVIMGISLKIPLQNRKARGKLAETQAKLDELSIKQRYLGEKIRAEVAGIGIEVETARKLVDTTLRQRDLAGKLAQAERRRFELGSSDFFLVNQREEASTDAEVKLIEARARIAAAHAELAAATADEGALRLQ; translated from the coding sequence ATGATGCTTCCAGCCCGCTTCCTCCCCCTGCTGGCGCTGTCCGCGAGCCTCTGCCTTGCGCCCGCGCAGGCCGAAACCATCCCGGCTGTCCTGCCCGGTGGCGAACTCGTGGCCACCCCCGGCCAGAGCGCCACGCCGCTCCTGCTCGACGAAGTGCTGGCCTCTTCGGCCCGCGCCACGCCCGACATCATCGCCGCGCTGGCCCGCACCCGGCAGGCCGAAGGGCGCTCGCTGACCGCCGACGGCGCCTTCGACACCGTGTTTTCAGTCGATGCCCGCAGCCGCGTAGCAGGCTATTACGACGGCACCGAGGTCACCGGCCTTGCCGACACCCCGTTTGCCAACAACGGCGGCCATTTCTACGGCCAGTACCGCAATTCGCGCGGCGCGTTTCCGGTCTACGAGGACAAGGCCTACACCAACGAGGCGGGTGAATTCAAAGTCGGCGTACTCTATTCGCTGATGCGCGACCGCCTGATCGACGCCCGCCGCGCCGGGCGCAGCATGGCCGCCAACGACATCGACATCGCCCGCTTCGAAGCCCGCGCCACCAGCATCGGCGTTCAGGCCCGCGCCACGCAGGCCTACCAGAAATGGGTCGCCACGGGGCTGAAACTCAAGGCCTATCAGGCGCTCTACGATCTGGCCGCCCGGCGGGGCCGGGGCATCGGCCGTCAGGTCGTACTGGGCGCCAAGCCCGACATCCTGCTGACCGAAAACGAAGCCAACATGGTCAAGCGCGAGGCGCTCGTGCTCGCTGCCCGTCAGGACTTCCTCGACGCGGCCAACAAGCTCTCGCTCTACTTCCGCGACGATCAGGGCGCGCCGGTGATCGTCGATGCCAGCCGCCTCCCCCCCGATGCCAGCGCCTTTTCCGGCCTGCGCCTCGACCCGGTGTTCACCATCGAGAACCGGCCCGATTTCGGCATCCTGATGGAAGAAATCGATCAGGCCGGGATCAAGCTGGCGCTCGCCCGCAACGAATTGCGCCCCAAGCTCGACCTCAAGGGCGAAATCGCCAAGGACATCGGCCCCGAGGGACTGGGCGGCCACAGCCGCACCGCCACCGAAGTGATCATGGGCATCAGCCTCAAGATCCCGCTGCAAAACCGCAAGGCCAGGGGCAAGCTCGCCGAAACGCAAGCCAAGCTCGACGAGCTTTCGATCAAGCAGCGCTATCTCGGCGAAAAGATCCGCGCCGAAGTGGCGGGCATCGGCATCGAGGTCGAAACCGCGCGCAAGCTCGTCGACACGACCCTGCGCCAGCGCGACCTTGCCGGGAAACTGGCGCAGGCCGAGCGCCGCCGCTTCGAGCTGGGATCGAGCGACTTCTTCCTCGTCAACCAGCGCGAGGAAGCCTCCACCGACGCCGAAGTCAAGCTGATCGAGGCCCGCGCGCGCATCGCTGCCGCCCATGCGGAACTGGCCGCCGCGACCGCCGACGAAGGCGCGCTCAGGCTGCAATAG
- a CDS encoding HlyD family secretion protein — MPLEAAQMAHFPSLARLRPPRIIRTVAWLIVLGIALAIAILFVPWLQTAEGRGQVTTLNADDRARQVSSLVSGRVEEFYVQDGDFVKKGDPIVRVVDVDPDLLDRLAGEKAQVEAQIAAVEQARSTAAIDVARTLQLYREGLAARRDYEQTLIKVADAGAKLAESRAKLQQIKVKLAQSSAQLVRAPRDGRVQNLNAASGGALIGSGTVLATIAPEHVERAVELYVDGRDIPLVEAGRAVRLEFEGFPAIQFSGWPSFAVGIYDGRVRAVDPTPRGDGLFRVLVEPAPGKTPWPDLRFVRQGGKVLGWIQGDTVTVGYELWRQLNDFPLNFGQEKVGYGQDQKAGGAKADGGSKGAGTGEKKK, encoded by the coding sequence ATGCCGCTCGAAGCCGCGCAGATGGCGCACTTCCCCTCACTCGCCCGGCTCCGTCCGCCGCGCATCATCAGGACGGTCGCCTGGCTGATCGTGCTGGGAATCGCGCTGGCCATCGCGATCCTGTTCGTGCCCTGGCTCCAGACCGCCGAAGGGCGAGGGCAAGTGACAACCCTCAACGCCGACGACCGCGCCCGGCAGGTCTCCTCGCTGGTGAGCGGGCGCGTCGAGGAATTTTACGTGCAGGATGGCGATTTCGTCAAAAAGGGCGATCCCATCGTCCGCGTGGTCGATGTCGACCCCGACCTGCTCGACCGGCTGGCGGGTGAAAAGGCGCAAGTCGAGGCCCAGATCGCCGCCGTCGAACAGGCCCGCTCGACCGCCGCGATCGACGTGGCGCGCACCCTGCAACTCTATCGCGAGGGGCTGGCCGCCCGCCGCGACTACGAACAGACGCTGATCAAGGTCGCCGATGCGGGGGCCAAGCTTGCCGAATCGCGTGCCAAGCTCCAGCAGATCAAGGTCAAGCTCGCGCAGAGTTCCGCCCAGCTCGTCCGCGCGCCGCGTGACGGTCGCGTGCAGAACCTCAACGCCGCCTCGGGGGGCGCGCTGATTGGGTCGGGCACCGTACTGGCCACGATTGCGCCCGAACATGTCGAGCGCGCGGTCGAACTCTATGTCGATGGCCGCGACATCCCGCTGGTCGAGGCCGGACGCGCCGTCCGCCTCGAATTCGAAGGCTTCCCGGCGATCCAGTTCAGCGGCTGGCCCTCGTTCGCGGTGGGGATCTATGATGGCCGCGTGCGCGCGGTCGATCCGACCCCGCGCGGCGACGGCCTGTTCCGCGTGCTGGTCGAACCCGCGCCGGGCAAGACCCCGTGGCCCGACCTGCGCTTCGTGCGTCAGGGCGGCAAGGTGCTGGGCTGGATTCAGGGCGACACGGTGACGGTCGGCTACGAACTCTGGCGCCAGCTCAACGACTTCCCGCTCAACTTCGGGCAGGAAAAAGTCGGCTACGGGCAAGACCAGAAGGCGGGCGGCGCCAAGGCCGATGGCGGCAGCAAGGGCGCAGGCACGGGCGAGAAGAAGAAGTGA
- a CDS encoding ABC transporter ATP-binding protein has product MASENIGLRQAVAWLREIVGPDRAYINLCIVYSMAISLLSLATPISVQLLINSVARTALVAPLWILSGVLLALLLVVAGLSSMRLYILALFERRLFARVVAEITVRTVHAQNPFFVDESRSSLFNRYFDTAIIQKSVPSLVIGAFTIVLQGAVGLMVTSFYHPFFLAFNLILVLACLAIWLIWRRGAIAGSVGVSHAKHNAAQWLESLGGSNGFYKSARHFDFAMDRSEAVTADYIRAHRCFFRYSFAQTLAYFLVYAFAASALLALGGNLILAGELSIGQLVAAELILSGVFYGIYQLGSYLDVFYDLVASAEELSQVFAIPQERSGGSGQAPADGAVRFREVEIGENRIGLARLDFEIASGEQIVFAAAPGIENEVALLLKRHHTPHAGIVSIGGSELGSLDSYLLRSAVTVLSRPTIVDITIREFLALACGGTPDSVRIMQALDLVGLGSRIASLPTGLDTRLAASGSPLSIVEVMQLKLANAVLARPHVLLLSPLYDMMPIAALRATLDEFRAMGTTVLLSTGRPEALDTDGHADGGKGPDAWYWLGRHAQHRFTSRADLARFLAERERRA; this is encoded by the coding sequence GTGGCGAGTGAGAACATCGGCCTGCGTCAGGCGGTCGCCTGGCTGAGGGAGATCGTCGGGCCTGACCGGGCCTATATCAACTTGTGCATCGTCTATTCGATGGCGATCAGCCTGCTCTCGCTGGCCACGCCCATCTCGGTGCAACTGCTGATCAATTCGGTGGCGCGCACCGCGCTGGTGGCGCCCTTGTGGATCCTCTCGGGGGTTCTGCTGGCACTGCTGCTGGTGGTGGCCGGGCTCAGTTCGATGCGGCTCTATATCCTTGCCCTGTTCGAGCGGCGCCTGTTCGCCCGCGTCGTGGCCGAGATCACCGTGCGCACGGTCCATGCCCAGAACCCGTTCTTCGTGGACGAAAGCCGCAGCAGCTTGTTCAACCGCTATTTCGACACCGCGATCATCCAGAAATCGGTGCCCAGTCTGGTGATCGGCGCCTTTACCATCGTGCTGCAAGGCGCGGTGGGGCTGATGGTGACGAGTTTCTACCACCCGTTCTTCCTCGCCTTCAACCTGATCCTCGTGCTCGCGTGCCTGGCGATCTGGCTGATCTGGCGCCGGGGGGCGATTGCCGGCTCGGTCGGGGTCAGCCATGCCAAGCACAATGCCGCGCAGTGGCTGGAAAGTCTGGGCGGCTCCAACGGCTTCTACAAGTCGGCCCGCCACTTCGACTTTGCGATGGACCGCTCCGAAGCGGTGACCGCCGACTATATCCGCGCGCATCGCTGCTTCTTCCGCTACAGCTTTGCCCAGACGCTCGCCTATTTCCTCGTCTATGCCTTTGCCGCCTCCGCGCTGCTGGCGCTGGGGGGCAATCTCATTCTGGCGGGCGAGCTGTCGATCGGCCAGCTGGTCGCCGCCGAGCTGATCCTGTCGGGCGTGTTCTACGGGATCTACCAGCTCGGCTCCTACCTCGACGTGTTCTACGATCTGGTGGCCAGCGCCGAGGAACTGTCGCAAGTCTTCGCGATCCCGCAGGAACGCAGCGGCGGCAGCGGGCAGGCCCCGGCCGACGGCGCGGTGCGCTTCCGCGAGGTCGAGATCGGCGAGAACAGGATCGGTCTCGCCCGCCTCGACTTCGAGATCGCCAGCGGCGAACAGATCGTCTTTGCCGCAGCACCGGGCATCGAGAACGAGGTCGCCCTGCTGCTCAAGCGCCATCACACACCCCATGCCGGGATCGTCTCGATCGGCGGCAGCGAACTGGGCAGCCTCGATTCCTACCTGCTGCGCTCGGCGGTCACCGTGCTCAGCCGCCCGACCATCGTCGACATCACCATCCGCGAATTCCTCGCCCTGGCCTGCGGCGGCACCCCGGACAGCGTGCGGATCATGCAGGCGCTCGATCTGGTCGGGCTGGGCAGCCGCATTGCCAGCCTGCCCACCGGGCTCGACACCCGCCTTGCCGCCTCCGGCTCGCCCCTTTCGATTGTCGAGGTCATGCAGCTCAAGCTTGCCAATGCCGTGCTCGCGCGGCCCCATGTCCTGCTGCTTTCGCCGCTCTACGACATGATGCCCATCGCCGCGCTCCGGGCCACGCTGGACGAATTCCGGGCCATGGGAACGACCGTCCTGCTCAGCACCGGGCGCCCCGAAGCCCTCGATACCGATGGCCACGCCGACGGCGGAAAGGGCCCCGACGCCTGGTACTGGCTGGGCAGACACGCCCAGCACCGCTTCACCAGCCGGGCCGATCTCGCCCGCTTCCTCGCCGAACGGGAGCGCCGCGCATGA
- a CDS encoding PLP-dependent aminotransferase family protein, giving the protein MEPLTLLQFTRPDPGRTETLVSQIYADLRTGMTSGAIPVGTRLPSSRRAAAILGVSRNTVNTAYDLLRAEGLVEIALQRRPVVTGGSAMPVVDMRAAPLAPTPPRVASNWTCDHREPCFIDRNGAMAPGRPDPALFPHEAWARTLRRASRHRLAAGDFAPPSSPPSPSLPALREELARGLARDRGMTVDPSQIIITGGTQASLALVALVLARPGDRVLMEDPGYMGARAAMLGAGLVPEPMPLDEEGARVPPAGDRARLVYLTPSNQYPLGHRLSLARRLAFIDHARRTGAIILEDDYDSEFHWRGREIAAMHALGSGREVIYLGTTSKALAPTLHLAWMVVPTELVKPFTQAQRNLGMMANLQIQAAYGDWLASGEYRAHLRRISRCYARRGAMLAERLREAFGKRVSLHGPDGGLQLALVFRAGQDEDAALQALHAAGFSPSRLSALCLQAGMTGLVIGFADATEQKITRFCDTLAASFAGAETP; this is encoded by the coding sequence ATGGAACCACTTACTCTCCTCCAGTTCACCCGCCCCGATCCCGGACGGACCGAAACACTGGTCAGCCAGATCTATGCCGATTTGCGCACGGGGATGACCAGCGGCGCGATCCCCGTCGGCACGCGCCTGCCATCCAGTCGGCGGGCTGCCGCTATTCTGGGGGTTTCGCGCAACACGGTGAACACCGCCTACGACCTGTTGCGCGCCGAAGGGCTGGTCGAGATCGCCCTCCAGCGGCGCCCTGTGGTAACGGGCGGATCGGCCATGCCGGTGGTCGACATGCGCGCAGCACCTCTCGCGCCCACGCCCCCTCGTGTGGCCTCGAACTGGACCTGCGACCATCGCGAGCCCTGTTTCATCGACCGCAATGGCGCGATGGCGCCCGGTCGGCCCGATCCGGCGCTGTTCCCGCATGAAGCCTGGGCGCGCACCTTGCGCCGCGCCTCGCGCCATAGGCTGGCGGCGGGGGATTTCGCCCCCCCTTCCTCCCCGCCCTCCCCCTCCCTGCCAGCCCTGCGCGAGGAACTCGCCCGTGGACTTGCCCGCGACCGCGGGATGACGGTCGATCCCTCGCAGATCATCATCACTGGCGGCACGCAGGCTTCACTCGCGCTCGTTGCGCTGGTGCTGGCACGGCCGGGCGACAGGGTGTTGATGGAAGACCCCGGCTACATGGGCGCTCGGGCCGCAATGCTCGGCGCGGGACTTGTCCCCGAACCGATGCCACTCGACGAGGAAGGCGCGCGCGTGCCGCCAGCAGGCGACAGGGCCAGGCTCGTCTACCTCACCCCGTCGAACCAGTATCCGCTCGGGCACAGGCTGTCGCTGGCGCGGCGCCTTGCCTTCATCGACCATGCCCGGCGCACGGGCGCGATCATCCTCGAAGACGATTACGACAGCGAGTTCCACTGGCGCGGGCGCGAGATCGCCGCGATGCATGCCCTGGGCTCCGGGCGAGAGGTCATCTATCTGGGTACGACCTCAAAGGCGCTCGCCCCGACCCTGCATCTGGCCTGGATGGTCGTTCCGACCGAACTGGTAAAACCGTTCACGCAGGCGCAGCGCAATCTGGGCATGATGGCCAATCTCCAGATACAGGCCGCCTATGGCGACTGGCTGGCCAGCGGCGAGTACCGCGCCCACTTGCGCCGGATAAGCCGCTGTTATGCCCGGCGCGGAGCCATGCTGGCCGAGCGGCTGCGAGAGGCCTTTGGCAAGAGAGTCTCGCTGCATGGGCCTGACGGTGGCCTGCAACTGGCGCTGGTGTTCCGGGCCGGACAGGACGAGGACGCTGCGCTTCAGGCGCTGCATGCCGCCGGATTTTCACCATCCCGGTTATCCGCCTTGTGCCTTCAGGCCGGGATGACCGGGCTGGTGATCGGCTTTGCCGATGCGACGGAGCAGAAAATCACGCGCTTTTGCGACACGCTGGCCGCCAGTTTTGCCGGGGCAGAAACACCCTGA